The segment atatattaagcgtctcaaaaaattcaaagtctATGTTTTACCGCTTACAATTTATATGACAGCAAAACTGTTAGTGTAAATACTCACTTCAATAAGCCAATAACCACGCAATAAAATGATGATCAtgctaagttttattttttcaacaattattTATATTGGTAACTCCATATGGTAACATGTGGAATTGAGTTCAAGAGCTAAAATaggtgatttaaaaaaagcaaagcgACACCGAACATGTGAGCTGGAAAATGAGAATCATaacttgtcaaaattaaaaatgatagtGATGGTGATTGAGATTTTGACATGgttaaggtcatcaatgcctgccatacctttgttaaaaaagaaaacaaaggctCGGCAGTATGTATTTCATAAagacgaaagacaagccgaaGTAAACGaaccaaacaaaatgaaaatgatatcgttgatgattgggttttggattttgacatggatagtcatcaatgcctaccatacctttgaaaattaaaacctggactagataaatcgttggaagaataagaagtttttgtcccatcacccgattaattaaaagaaacaaacgtGGTTATCAATGTCTACCATACCTTCGAAAATCAAAACCTTGACTACATATATTATTACAAGAAAAAGAAGctgtatatttatctatatatatatatatatatatatatatatatatatatatatatatatatatatatatatatatatatatatatatatatatatatatatatatatatatatatatatatatatatatatatatatatatatatatatatatatatatatatatatatatatatatatatatatatatatactagctatttAGGTATTAGGTAtttagtatttatatatataaatactaaataaatatatataaatactaatatttatgtatgtaaattctactatatatataaatactagaaaaataaataccaaaaacttggacaacaacaacaaaatagtaggATAAGTGAACAAACAGCTATAAATTAAAAGATCacctatttaaattttctgtagTTTTATCAGCTGAGAAAACatgcaaaattgttttctacaATTATTGtagaaaacaataagaaataattgttttctaCAATAATTGTAGAAAACAATTATTGTTTTCGCAGCTGGTAGTTTTACCAGCTGCGAAAACATGCAATTGGAACATGCAAATATTAAACATGCACTATCACTAATTTGATTAGTGATAGGTGATCACTAATCAAATTAAGTGATCacctatttaaattttctgtagTTTTACCAGCTGCGAAAATacgcaattattatattttctataacAAGTCAAAAATAGTCCTCTCAATGGGGGAGGGTTTTGATATTCCCTATGGTTTTTCGCACAGAAAATGATTGagagaatctaaaaaaaactcatattcattttttcatcctCTTTGATTGAACTATgctttatttgctttttctttttcctcataTACTacccattttatttattatttttgaccaTGGGGGTCttaaaaattcgtttttatggcacttactatttaccaagtaacatatagcgatcgcaaattctgtcggtctgtctgtctgtctgtcggttttcggttccggttttgctagtttaggcgcttccagataagctaggacgaagaaatgtggcaggcgcatcagggaccaaaccagattaaataagaaatagtcgTTCCCCCaattcggccatctggggggggggcggttaattcggaataattagagaaaatgggggtttttaaattacgagtaggtgatcggatcttaatgaaatttgacatttaaagGGTATTGTGTCTTGGAGctaatattttaaatcctgaccgattccggtgacattggggggagttggagggggaacctaaaatcttggaaaacgcttagggtggagggattggaatgaaacttttagggaaaaattagcacaagtcTTAAATACGCGATTCATATAACCaaaacggatccactctctttgggggagttggggtggaatttctagtgctttggcgagtttggtacttccGGACGTgctgggacgatgaaaattgttaggcaTGTCAGGAAcgtgcacaaattgactttataaagtcctttccccaatttgaccatctggggtctgtagggagaggaaaaattgaaaaaaatgaggtatttttaacttacgaatgggtgatcggatcttaatgaagtatgatacttagaaggaccttgtgtctcaaagctcttattttaaatcctaaccgtatacggtgatattgggggagttggagggggaaacggaaaatcttggaaaacgcttagagttgagatatcgggatgaaacttggtgggtagaataagcaaatgtcgtagatacgtgattgacgtaaccggacgggatctgatctctttgaaggagttaggggggagggttccagtgctttggcgagttcgatgTTTCTGGAAGTGccagaacgatgaaaattgataggcgtgtcagggacctgcacaaattgacttgataaagtcgttttacccgattcgactatctggagGGCGGAAGGGAGaggataaattataaaaaatgaggtatttttaacttacgagtggggtatcggatcttaacgaattttgatatttagaaggacctcatgtctcagagctcttattttaaatcccgaccggcaataagcctctgattttccttcaaatgaatctattgattcttagaattttgctacagCTCGTGCCATaggagctcttggctcttccgacctcgtcacaagtgccatatgagctcttagctcttgttaatattCATTTACCTTTAtgtattcaaagaaaattacagagACAATGTCTACGTCGTCTAACTAGTTAGGTCTTTTGACGTATATTTGTTGATACTTACTCTATATTtgttacatatttatttatttcggTACACTTATTTAGtacttattttctttatttttagaaataaaactgCTGGGATAAAGCAAAAGTGGATTAACTAGTTTGGTCGTTTGAcgtatatttattgatatttactttatatttgttacatatttatttatttcggGTTGCTATCAGTAAAAAACTACTGAGATAAGGCAAACGTAAATAAGAAATTTACACAGCTACATTACACATCTAAATTCGTTTCACAGTCATAAAGACCAGTAACGGGTGACAAAATGCAGTGGACTTgaataatttgggctatgtattggGTGTAAGTTTAGGTTATTTTACCCCCACACCCCAGAATgcgcaaatatgtagcccaagttatattataataaaccaaaagtgttatattttcatcatattttggtatatattattaggattaacctaacttcacttcttgagagtgttctgaataatatagaatttcctttttttgcttatgatagCCTATCGAGTCTATTTATAACTCTCTTGATTCTAGAACCAACCCCAAATTGTGCAGACAAGGACCCAAGCAAATCAAGTACATCGGGATGGACATCTCACTGCCTAGTAAGAGAAAGAGCAGAACACGTTTTTTCAGTACAAGTAAAAGTGGCACCTGAAATGTATCACATATTCACTACTATGGGAGCCTGTACTTTCATCTTAAGGTGGAACCCTAACTGGTTTGAGGAAGTAAAATATATATCAGAATTTCCGACATTTCTTATTCCAGAAAGTAATTTTCCTTACCAATTTTTACCTGTTCCAGTTCATTTCTATGACATTAACCACTATCTTTCAGTCTTTGGCCCACCATTGATCGTTGAAACGTTTCATAGGGTTAGAAGCGAGTATAATCGCTTTAATGGAAACCCAGATACTTGCCATAGGTTTGTTTTCAATAGCGATGGCAGTGGAATTGTAGAATATGATAAACAACATTTAATCTTTTGTCTCCACACAATCCTACCCCGAGGCTCATCTTTGTTTGAATATATGAAAAACGGATCTTTGGTAATAATGCAAATACCCCTGAAACGTCTTAATGCTGCGGCGGGAGAAAATCCTTACTTTCGGCTTCTTGGCTGTGTTCATTCTATTCAGTTTAAGAATATGGAGGAAGCACCAGAGAATTTGAATTCCATTGATCGAAAGTCAGACAGAAAACCAAAAGCTTTTGTTGAAATCTGTATTAAGtgtttgaaaaacaaagtaTTACCTACAGATTGGTTTGATTATGAAGTTCCTCTTAAAGTCCAAGTAATATATAAACGTTTCATGTCTCTTGTGAAAAAGTTTCCTACATCTTTGATTGTCGAATCGTCACCCTTAAGAAACCTCATTTTAAAGCCAAGAACAGCGACATTGCCACAAATTGCTACTTTTTCAATGGACAATCGCTTTGAATATCTCGGTCCTGAACATAAAAAAGTGATGAAACATATTGTGACTCAGTGCCTTATAGATGAGGAACCCGTAATATGTGTTCTTCAAGGACCCCCTGGTTGTGGCAAGACCTTCGTTATGGCTTCAACTATTTTCCAGTTGCTATTTGTCAAGCCAGaatgcaaaattttactttgctCACTCTCGGAAACTGTTTTAGTCGAAATGATCCGGAAATTACATGAGCAAATGGAAGTGACTGGCGCAACATTTAAAATTCTCGGTTTGGGAATTTTTGGTGATACTCACAAAGACTTACAGTTTATATTGGAAAATCAAGTTAAAAAAGGTTTTAGCGAGCAGTTGATTAGTCTTCAAGGTCATGCAGATTCAAATACTAAGGACATGATCAGAAATGCTAGAGTCCTAGCAACAACTTTTTCCTACTCCGAAAGCTCTTCCTTGGAGCTTATTATAAAGGAAACAGAAATGGTTTTTGATTTCTGCATAGTTGATGAGGCGAATCATTGCACTGAAATTGAACTGCTGCAACCCCTAACGTATGGAGTCAGGAAACTTATTTTAGTTGGTGATCGGAAGCAACTTCAACCCAATATCATGTCAAAGGTTAGTTGATTAGTATTTGaagcttattttttcaattcttttctttctacttGCCTTTCCTTTACTTGCAGCGCTTTTCTTTTTGCATGCCTTTCTCCAATTTTATCTGTCGGTTTGTATTTACTCCTGTAAGCATAAGAAGTTTAAATGCTCTACGGTTTAAGGAGGTTTAAATGCCCCCTCTTTAAATGCTCAGTTATTCTCACTGGCGCAAATTCATGGAAATTTAGGGGGAGGCGGAAAGTATTTCGAGTATCTAGGGATGAGGGTATATTTGTCATGTTTTCctatttctttaataaaatacaaaaaaacatctttcaatgaaaatgccccaaaacaggtatttttcgaaaaaaggggaactgattcccccccccccccttttggGGGCTGTACAATTAGTACAGTCCCCTGTCTCTTCCTTCAATTACTGTCACTGCTTGTTTGCTCGTTTGTACACTGTCATATACGGCATACACGTTATTTATACGTGTATAAATAACgtgttattataaataaacgTGTTATATTTATACGTGTTATTACTAAGAATAGCTAAACTAAGCAAAATTGTTTGTTTACATATTACCATTACagttttgtaattatttacTTCAAggttattttgtttcaattcgtTATAGAATTtcgtaaagttttttttttctattccggGCTCTTTAACTATCATACGAGTCATTTAGAAACTAATGCGTTTCAAGCcaaacaaaaaatgattatttccaGTATCTATTAGGCAAAAGGGTTGctttaatttcattggtttGCACCTGTGATATGTTTTGGTAAGCCAGCCAATCATATTTTTATCGCACttagtatttaccaagtgatttATTTCcaagcgatcgcaaattctgtatgtctgtctgtcggtcccggttttgcttgtttaggcacttccagataagctaagacgatgaaattttgcgGGAATATCAGGGACAGGACAATATTAAATTAGAACTAGTCGTTTAtttgattcgaccatctggggggggcggttaattcggaaaaattagaaaaaatgaggtatttttaacttacgaacgcgtgatcagttcttaatgaaatttgacatttggaaggatatcgtgtctcagagcttttatttcaaatctcgattggatccggtgacattgggggggggagttgttggggaacctaaaatcttggaaaacgcttagagtggagggttcggatgaaacttggtgggaaaaaaagcacaagtcctagatacctgaTTAACATAACCTGAATGGGGCCGCTCTCTTTTCTCAGATCTCTTTCCGACAGTTTAAATAGTTTAATTCCGACAGGATCCAGtgttattggggggagttgggggcggaaatcttgaaaaacgcttagagtggagagatcaggatgaaactaggtgggaaGAATAATAACAAGCCCAAGGTACGTGACCGACATAACCGaactggatccgctttctttgggggagcttgggggggggtaattcggaaaaactgaggtatttgtaacttacgaatgggtgatcaaatcttaataaaattgctatttagaaggaccttatgcttcagcactcttattttaaatcctgaccagattcgaagacattggggggagttggaaggggaaccggaaatcttggaaaacgtgaaaatcgaggtatctttaccttacgaatgggttatcgggtcttaatgaaacttgatatatagaaagatcttacgTCTCAGATgctcattttcaattcaaatcggatctggggaGACAGGGGGTTGGAaggggggaacagaaatcttggataccggaaatcttggaaaacacttagagtggagagatcgggatgaaacttgatgggaagaataagcacaagttctagatacgtgattggcataattgggacggatccattctctttgggggagttggggggatttccagtgtttggcgagttcggtgcttctggacgtgctaggacgatgaaaattgctaGGTGTGtaagggacctgcacaaattgccttgataaagtcgttttccccgatttcaccatctgggggctgaagggagaggaaaaattagaaaaaatgaggtatttttaacttacgagtgggcgatcggatcttaatgaattttgacatttagaaggatctcgtgtctcagaggccctcttttaaatcccgaccggcattaagcttctgattttccatttaaatcaatctattgattcttagaattttgctagagcttaagccgtatgagctcttggctgttCCAATCTCGCCataagtaccatatgagctcttagctcttgttatttaagTGTATGCTAGAAGAAGAAGCAAAGCTTGTGTTTTTAAACTTGGTTGagttttttgtgaaattttgtcTTGGGATGGGggcaaactttttgtttttattttttttttcaatgaaaatagcaaaaaagagacattttttcGGAGAAAAGATCCTcaaaaaagatttgttttttttcaaaatttaggccGGGCGCAAAATCTAGGGAACAAAGACACCATTCTCCTTTTCTCATTTGACGCCACTGTCAAGAAGCATAAGACATCCGCGAACATTGAAACTTGTGCTAAATAGTATACGCTTAATCCAGTTACATCTTAATCCCCAGGCAGGCTCAGTGTTGTTTCCGGCCCATTGTGCTACCTGTAATGCTACGGCCTATTTGAGTTACAAACAGGCCGTAACACTTCTTATTTTACCGAAGAATTATAGGTATTTGTTTTATAGTagctatttatttgtttattatttctaGGCTTGCGCAAATATTGGACactttaagtcttttttttcgaGGTTTATCAACGCAGTTGAAGAAGAAAATGTATTGTCTATTTGGACACAATACAGGTAATAAACCAAagttatcaaaattaattataatacaaATTGTATATTCAATTGGCGTCTTGAATTGTAAATCAATTGGTATTGATcaatttattaaccaaatttaaaattaattgtaaatttgtttcataTGTTGATCAATTGATTAATAATCGATTAGGAATGAATAAggacaattaattattaaatttattacaaaaatacaaacctCCATTAATTCACACTTCGAGCTTTCTTATTTGCTTCttcccaaaaattaaaaaaaaaatacatttttttatttaattgcttattATTGGATGAACGAAGGCAGaatgtattttttatgtttaaccTCCAGAAGCTtagtaatcaaaattttgatgtgttgtttttgtttttagctgtGTAAAACCGTTAAACAATAATTGCACCAGCTTGAGATTACAAATATGTAAATAATAGGTTTTATGTATTGATGTGTTTATTTTGATTCATaggaactagaaattttttcaaactataTTGGCCTTAGGCTATATGAACATAACAAAAACATGTAGCTTCGTAAGTTTTCCTttgtatttttctcctttttttgtatatttccttataaaaataaaattttggtttcTATACTAtggaaagtctaaaaaaaataggaagCGAGGAGTAGCCCCTTTCGAAACAAAGGAGCACATAGACTACGgaacaaaaaggcaaaaaaaaaaattaatagaagaCACTGATGAAGAACGAAAAATGaagcaacaaaaataacaagttttgcAATAGGCCTAAAATGATTGTGGTAATTCTTAAACACCTCATTTGCAAtgaaattttactaataccAAGATAAGCTAGTGCTAATTTCAGCTAATCAGGGTTTTGTAAGATTTTTTGATTGgtggaaaatttcaatgaaaaattctgattggcctGAATCAGAGCTAAATCTCAGTATTAGTCAAATTACGCTGTTAATAGGCTTTTAAGTACATGGGTATTTTTGGACAAATTATCCAATAAGTTCTAAAACGACATAACAATATCAGTACTTACATGCTTggtaataattttctattttgtttttcgtgTCCCACGGACTTTATtacatataagtaataatagtagctcACAAAATAGTAGCTTGCACACAAGCAGCT is part of the Artemia franciscana chromosome 12, ASM3288406v1, whole genome shotgun sequence genome and harbors:
- the LOC136033562 gene encoding uncharacterized protein LOC136033562 isoform X1; translation: MLVLRRQLFNNASFEISPGKVYILGRLRTTDMACNSFLVSRKHLSVKVKDGTVYVKDLKSLNGVWLNGERMPKNLWMPADVGSTIHVGIEPTIARKRKDHFIFEVVQLRHLIKEEIPSEEVDVELDSGLLEGSTINMTEDEDPNTGVVESPVEVVEVEVDNLDKMPPLIPLICHFDKDATTNSCTISTFTLCSTSIPPLPPPVIPISSKSVDVAAESQFTVPEGENSSFQSAERSSVSASLLNKGIDQIKVKAEPGISNFTYQRRSDQLKQKYFSGVEVITIYDSDGELPTPSSLEEESESIVSVLHNSLSDVSYQSDEELQRCENDNSDDEEPTPNCADKDPSKSSTSGWTSHCLVRERAEHVFSVQVKVAPEMYHIFTTMGACTFILRWNPNWFEEVKYISEFPTFLIPESNFPYQFLPVPVHFYDINHYLSVFGPPLIVETFHRVRSEYNRFNGNPDTCHRFVFNSDGSGIVEYDKQHLIFCLHTILPRGSSLFEYMKNGSLVIMQIPLKRLNAAAGENPYFRLLGCVHSIQFKNMEEAPENLNSIDRKSDRKPKAFVEICIKCLKNKVLPTDWFDYEVPLKVQVIYKRFMSLVKKFPTSLIVESSPLRNLILKPRTATLPQIATFSMDNRFEYLGPEHKKVMKHIVTQCLIDEEPVICVLQGPPGCGKTFVMASTIFQLLFVKPECKILLCSLSETVLVEMIRKLHEQMEVTGATFKILGLGIFGDTHKDLQFILENQVKKGFSEQLISLQGHADSNTKDMIRNARVLATTFSYSESSSLELIIKETEMVFDFCIVDEANHCTEIELLQPLTYGVRKLILVGDRKQLQPNIMSKACANIGHFKSFFSRFINAVEEENVLSIWTQYRMHPAISYFPSRMFYNGNISNGTGTDKPLGVRPYIVIDVADRLENIDGMYPLNKPVAYLTARLVEMLATVDDLETIGVITPSHRHKFSVLKELQSRDCSSAKSVQVDIVNGFQGREKHAIVISATRDSKEGIGSFSEPEKLNVALTRAKHCLIICGHMTTLRRNDLWNKLVTDAEKRELFYRVDSYSSPCTLGNVLFGNEGHF
- the LOC136033562 gene encoding uncharacterized protein LOC136033562 isoform X2, whose product is MTEDEDPNTGVVESPVEVVEVEVDNLDKMPPLIPLICHFDKDATTNSCTISTFTLCSTSIPPLPPPVIPISSKSVDVAAESQFTVPEGENSSFQSAERSSVSASLLNKGIDQIKVKAEPGISNFTYQRRSDQLKQKYFSGVEVITIYDSDGELPTPSSLEEESESIVSVLHNSLSDVSYQSDEELQRCENDNSDDEEPTPNCADKDPSKSSTSGWTSHCLVRERAEHVFSVQVKVAPEMYHIFTTMGACTFILRWNPNWFEEVKYISEFPTFLIPESNFPYQFLPVPVHFYDINHYLSVFGPPLIVETFHRVRSEYNRFNGNPDTCHRFVFNSDGSGIVEYDKQHLIFCLHTILPRGSSLFEYMKNGSLVIMQIPLKRLNAAAGENPYFRLLGCVHSIQFKNMEEAPENLNSIDRKSDRKPKAFVEICIKCLKNKVLPTDWFDYEVPLKVQVIYKRFMSLVKKFPTSLIVESSPLRNLILKPRTATLPQIATFSMDNRFEYLGPEHKKVMKHIVTQCLIDEEPVICVLQGPPGCGKTFVMASTIFQLLFVKPECKILLCSLSETVLVEMIRKLHEQMEVTGATFKILGLGIFGDTHKDLQFILENQVKKGFSEQLISLQGHADSNTKDMIRNARVLATTFSYSESSSLELIIKETEMVFDFCIVDEANHCTEIELLQPLTYGVRKLILVGDRKQLQPNIMSKACANIGHFKSFFSRFINAVEEENVLSIWTQYRMHPAISYFPSRMFYNGNISNGTGTDKPLGVRPYIVIDVADRLENIDGMYPLNKPVAYLTARLVEMLATVDDLETIGVITPSHRHKFSVLKELQSRDCSSAKSVQVDIVNGFQGREKHAIVISATRDSKEGIGSFSEPEKLNVALTRAKHCLIICGHMTTLRRNDLWNKLVTDAEKRELFYRVDSYSSPCTLGNVLFGNEGHF